The proteins below come from a single Chelmon rostratus isolate fCheRos1 chromosome 10, fCheRos1.pri, whole genome shotgun sequence genomic window:
- the si:ch211-251b21.1 gene encoding probable glutamate receptor has product MKGCMALVFCVAALTAWITVTADAKELSITTIKEEPYTMSRGSDLEGYCVDLIYQLSKKLGFKYKLRLVKDSRYGSMDSSGNWSGMIGEVIRGEADLAVAPLTLTAVREQFVDMTTPFMQTGIGFIMRKDVASEESTFSLLSPFSTDMWVGVLIAFLLTGLCIFLVGRISPTEWAEPDTEEHSFTLLHSFWYITGALTLQGAGPHPKALSGRLISAIWWLFAVLLLACYFGNLKSLLHSNSKRVSIKDFEDLANQDVIDYGTVKPGSTMLFFKNSNNPVYRRIYQHMERKKSFVSSTEEGVRRAQEGNFAFIGEAASLDLAVARYCKMTRSQEIIAMRAYSIAAPLGSPLVKNLTNAILQLSESGELTYLRDKWWASSCVGAEGAHTSEALHPHDLRGLFLLLGLGLGVGLLLAGLELLSRARNQAKDGKKSCCSALTSELNRRFGSGGESAEQDSTDKSKA; this is encoded by the exons ATGAAAGGCTGCATGGCTTTGGTCTTCTGTGTGGCAGCCCTGACTGCATGGATAACTGTCACTGCAG ATGCCAAGGAGTTATCCATCACTACTATAaag GAGGAGCCGTACACCATGAGCAGAGGCTCTGACCTGGAGGGCTACTGCGTCGATCTGATCTATCAGCTCTCCAAAAAGCTGGGCTTCAAGTACAAACTGCGCCTGGTGAAGGACAGCCGCTACGGATCTATGGACTCCAGCGGCAACTGGAGCGGCATGATTGGCGAGGTCATCAGAGGG GAGGCTGACCTGGCTGTGGCCCCGCTGACCCTCACTGCGGTCAGAGAGCAGTTTGTGGATATGACCACCCCCTTCATGCAGACGGGCATCGGCTTCATCATGCGCAAAGACGTGGCCTCTGAAGAAAGCACCTTCAGCCTGCTGTCACCCTTCTCCACTGACATGTGGGTTGGTGTCCTCATCGCATTCCTGCTAACGGGTCTCTGCATATTCCTGGTGGGCAG GATCAGCCCCACTGAATGGGCTGAGCCAGACACGGAGGAGCACAGCTTCACGTTGCTGCACAGCTTCTGGTACATCACAGGAGCTCTCACCCTGCAAG GTGCTGGCCCTCACCCTAAAGCCCTGTCTGGGCGGTTGATCAGCGCCATCTGGTGGCTGTTTGCTGTATTGCTGCTGGCCTGCTACTTCGGCAACCTCAAGTCCTTGTTGCACTCCAACAGCAAACGTGTCTCCATTAAGGACTTTGAGGACCTCGCCAACCAGGACGTGATCGATTATGGCACAGTCAAACCTGGATCCACCATGCTTTTCTTTAAG AATTCCAACAACCCTGTGTACCGGCGTATCTACCAGCACATGGAGCGTAAGAAGAGCTTCGTGTCCAGCACCGAGGAGGGTGTCCGCCGCGCCCAGGAGGGAAACTTTGCCTTCATTGGTGAAGCAGCGTCCTTGGACTTGGCGGTGGCTCGCTACTGTAAGATGACGCGTTCACAGGAAATCATTGCTATGAGGGCCTACTCCATCGCAGCACCTCTGG GTTCCCCGCTGGTCAAAAACCTAACCAATGCCATCCTCCAGCTCAGTGAGTCCGGCGAGCTGACGTACCTGCGGGACAAGTGGTGGGCCAGCAGCTGCGTGGGCGCCGAAGGGGCCCACACCTCCGAGGCCCTTCATCCCCACGACCTGCGgggcctcttcctcctcctgggCCTGGGGCTGGGTGTCGGGCTCTTGCTGGCGGGGCTCGAGCTCCTATCCAGGGCTCGCAACCAAGCTAAAGATGGCAAG AAATCGTGCTGCTCAGCGTTGACATCAGAGCTGAACCGGCGATTTGGCAGTGGAGGGGAAAGTGCAGAGCAAGACAGCACAGACAAAAGCAAGGCCTAA